A stretch of Arcobacter arenosus DNA encodes these proteins:
- a CDS encoding 30S ribosomal protein S1, with product MGIDDIELGEDFDFAQMLEESFENAENNSVVDGVIVEITGDSVLVDVGQKIEGKLNLSEITIGGEVKYKAGDTIPVMLMGNKGERPSISYKKVLQKEKFDAFVKEHGENVEDVTIEGKIISVKNRGGFIIEDETGLEYFMPMAQSYLKAHGAVGKKVKAKVLKVNEAQNSIIVSRKKLIEESKEQKDSKVNEILEKKEPVNGIVKKITSYGMFIDLGGIDGLVNYNEISYKGPVNPANYYSEGDEVTVVVLSYDKTKQHLSLSIKAALPNPWEEIKDELEVGDTITVTVSNFESYGAFVDLGNDIEGLLHISEISWNKNLKNPKDLLTLGEEVNVEVIELDVDKKRLRVSLKNLQEKPFAKFTKEFKVGDVVKGNIATLTDFGAFVTIGEVDGLLHNEEASWESNAKCKSLYKKGDEVEVKIIKIDREKENISLSIKEIADSPAKKFQDEHKMGDIVKGAVKDKKDFGIFIKLEDNLDGLIRNEDFGPLNADEVNIGDELEAVVVNIDTKKNRVRLSVKRLEQQQEREALKAVNDDTAMTLGDLLKDQIK from the coding sequence ATGGGTATCGATGATATAGAATTAGGTGAAGACTTTGATTTCGCACAAATGCTTGAAGAGTCTTTTGAGAATGCTGAGAATAACTCTGTAGTTGATGGTGTAATTGTTGAAATTACTGGTGATAGTGTACTTGTTGACGTTGGTCAAAAGATTGAAGGTAAGTTAAACTTATCTGAAATCACTATTGGTGGTGAGGTTAAATATAAAGCTGGAGATACAATTCCAGTTATGTTAATGGGAAATAAAGGTGAAAGACCATCTATTTCTTATAAAAAAGTTCTTCAAAAAGAAAAATTTGATGCATTTGTAAAAGAGCATGGTGAAAATGTTGAAGATGTAACAATTGAAGGTAAAATTATCTCTGTTAAAAATAGAGGTGGATTTATTATTGAAGATGAAACTGGTTTAGAATACTTTATGCCAATGGCTCAATCTTACTTAAAAGCACACGGTGCAGTAGGTAAAAAAGTTAAAGCAAAAGTTTTAAAAGTAAACGAAGCTCAAAATTCAATTATTGTTTCTAGAAAAAAACTTATTGAAGAATCAAAAGAACAAAAAGATTCTAAAGTTAATGAAATCTTAGAAAAAAAGGAACCTGTAAATGGTATTGTTAAGAAAATCACTTCTTATGGTATGTTTATTGATTTAGGTGGAATTGATGGTTTAGTAAACTACAATGAAATCTCTTACAAGGGACCTGTTAACCCTGCAAATTACTACTCTGAAGGTGATGAAGTAACTGTAGTTGTATTATCTTATGATAAAACAAAACAACACTTATCATTATCAATTAAAGCTGCACTTCCTAATCCATGGGAAGAGATTAAAGATGAATTAGAAGTTGGTGATACTATTACAGTAACAGTTTCTAACTTTGAATCTTATGGTGCATTTGTTGATTTAGGAAATGACATTGAAGGTTTATTACACATCTCTGAAATTTCATGGAACAAAAACTTAAAAAACCCAAAAGATTTATTAACTTTAGGTGAAGAAGTAAATGTTGAAGTTATTGAATTAGATGTTGACAAAAAAAGATTAAGAGTATCTCTTAAAAACTTACAAGAAAAACCATTCGCTAAATTTACTAAAGAGTTTAAAGTTGGTGATGTTGTAAAAGGAAATATTGCAACTTTAACTGATTTTGGTGCTTTTGTTACAATTGGCGAAGTAGATGGTTTATTACACAATGAAGAAGCTTCTTGGGAATCAAATGCAAAATGTAAATCACTTTACAAAAAAGGTGACGAAGTTGAAGTTAAAATTATCAAAATTGATAGAGAAAAAGAAAATATTTCATTATCAATAAAAGAGATTGCTGATTCACCTGCAAAAAAATTCCAAGATGAACATAAAATGGGTGATATTGTAAAAGGTGCTGTTAAAGATAAAAAAGATTTCGGAATCTTTATTAAACTAGAAGATAATTTAGATGGTTTAATTAGAAATGAAGACTTTGGACCATTAAACGCTGATGAAGTTAATATTGGTGATGAACTAGAAGCAGTTGTTGTAAATATTGATACTAAGAAAAACAGAGTTAGATTATCTGTTAAAAGATTAGAGCAACAACAAGAAAGAGAAGCCTTAAAAGCTGTAAATGATGATACAGCTATGACTTTAGGTGATTTATTAAAAGATCAAATTAAATAA
- the serA gene encoding phosphoglycerate dehydrogenase, translating into MSKHTIVVCDHIHEDGLNILKNTEDVNYVYAADIDKVALLDVIKDADVAITRSSTDVDEKFLSAATNLKAIIRAGVGYDNVDMEGCSKRGIIAMNVPTANTIAAVELTMAHMLSCMRKFPYAHNQLKQDRIWKREDWYGNELFGKKLGIIGFGNIGHRVGLRAKSFEMDVITYDPYIPSTKATDLGVTYTTNFDDILDCDIITIHTPKNQETIDMIGEEEIAKMKDGVVLINCARGGLYNEDALYNNLKSGKIKMAGIDVFKKEPATDHPLLDLPNVTVTAHLGANTKESQKKIAIQAAENAIESARGIAYPHALNLPIDESKIPSFVKPYIELTQKMAFLSAQLDKSAIRSITVKAEGEIKEYLDSLLTFATVGALSVVGGDEVNYVNAMFIAEEKGIKFETSEVEHCSGYSNKVEIRITTEKRVNSIAGTVFDDDVQRIVELDSFDFDIEPKGKMIMMRNNDVPGVIGNVGKLLGDRSINISDFRLARGKNKDALAIILVDDTINSKLLEEIGSIQDAISVSYAEI; encoded by the coding sequence ATGAGTAAACATACAATTGTAGTTTGTGACCATATTCATGAAGATGGATTAAATATCTTAAAAAACACAGAAGATGTAAACTATGTATATGCTGCTGATATCGATAAGGTAGCTCTTTTAGATGTAATAAAAGATGCTGACGTAGCAATTACAAGATCTTCAACTGATGTTGATGAGAAATTTTTATCCGCAGCTACAAACTTAAAAGCAATTATCAGAGCTGGAGTTGGTTATGATAATGTTGACATGGAAGGTTGTAGTAAAAGAGGTATCATTGCTATGAACGTACCAACTGCTAACACTATTGCAGCAGTTGAACTTACTATGGCTCACATGCTTTCTTGTATGAGAAAATTTCCTTATGCTCACAACCAATTAAAACAAGATAGAATCTGGAAAAGAGAAGATTGGTATGGTAATGAATTATTTGGTAAGAAATTAGGTATTATTGGATTTGGTAATATTGGTCACAGAGTTGGTCTAAGAGCTAAATCATTTGAAATGGACGTAATTACTTACGACCCATACATTCCTTCAACTAAAGCAACTGATTTAGGTGTAACTTATACAACAAACTTTGATGACATTTTAGATTGTGACATTATTACAATCCATACACCAAAAAATCAAGAAACAATTGATATGATTGGTGAAGAAGAGATTGCAAAAATGAAAGATGGTGTAGTTTTAATTAACTGTGCTAGAGGTGGTCTTTATAATGAAGATGCACTTTATAACAATCTAAAATCTGGTAAAATTAAAATGGCTGGTATTGATGTATTCAAAAAAGAACCTGCAACAGACCATCCTTTATTAGATTTACCAAATGTTACAGTTACAGCACATTTAGGTGCTAATACAAAAGAATCTCAAAAGAAAATTGCTATTCAAGCTGCAGAAAATGCAATTGAATCTGCAAGGGGAATCGCATATCCACATGCATTAAACTTACCAATTGATGAAAGTAAAATTCCTTCTTTTGTTAAACCATATATTGAATTAACTCAAAAAATGGCATTTTTATCTGCACAACTTGACAAATCAGCAATCAGATCAATTACTGTTAAAGCTGAAGGTGAAATTAAAGAGTATCTTGATTCTTTATTAACTTTTGCTACTGTTGGAGCATTAAGTGTTGTTGGTGGAGATGAAGTTAACTATGTAAATGCAATGTTTATAGCTGAAGAAAAAGGTATCAAATTTGAAACTTCTGAAGTTGAGCATTGTAGTGGATATAGCAATAAAGTAGAGATTAGAATTACTACTGAAAAAAGAGTAAATTCAATTGCTGGAACAGTTTTTGATGACGATGTTCAAAGAATTGTTGAACTAGATAGTTTTGATTTTGATATTGAGCCAAAAGGTAAAATGATTATGATGAGAAATAATGACGTTCCTGGTGTAATTGGAAATGTAGGTAAATTACTTGGAGATAGAAGCATTAATATCTCTGACTTTAGACTTGCACGTGGTAAAAATAAAGATGCATTAGCAATCATTTTAGTTGATGATACTATTAACAGTAAATTACTAGAAGAGATTGGTAGTATTCAAGATGCAATTTCAGTATCTTAT